Proteins found in one Chthoniobacterales bacterium genomic segment:
- a CDS encoding biopolymer transporter Tol: protein MTILRAICCLMIFSVAVIAEEAPVITVRKGDRVSLTLSPIGGPAGAAVTKVLQNDLDLAGWFDLVDAARASYTVSGTAGGGSLQGRVTDSGGAVVLSKSYTGGDRDAAHQFADDIVETLTGNQGIATTKIAFVGTASGAKEIYIADYDGNNARRLTSDRSISVAPSLGPGARNLAYTGYHEGYPDVYVIDVATGSRQRVVKAPGTNSGAAISPDGGSMALTMSKDGNPEIYVTGLRGGLAKRLTRTRGVESSPTWSPDGRELIYSSDSGGSPQLYRIGAGGGGASQIPTGYGYCTDPSWSADGKKVAFTVRSGGFSVGVMDLAGGGARVVASGQNPVWGRDSRHVIFSSGSSLILLDVPTGRATTIVSGLGKVSEPTWSR, encoded by the coding sequence ATGACTATTCTTCGCGCCATCTGTTGCTTGATGATTTTTTCCGTGGCGGTGATCGCGGAAGAAGCGCCGGTGATCACAGTGCGCAAGGGCGATCGCGTTTCGCTGACGCTCTCGCCGATCGGCGGACCCGCGGGGGCTGCCGTGACAAAGGTTTTGCAGAACGACCTCGACCTTGCCGGTTGGTTCGACCTTGTCGATGCGGCAAGGGCCTCTTACACGGTCTCCGGAACGGCGGGCGGCGGCTCCTTGCAAGGCAGGGTCACGGACAGCGGAGGAGCCGTTGTTTTGTCGAAATCTTACACCGGTGGCGACCGCGATGCCGCCCACCAGTTCGCCGACGACATTGTCGAGACGTTGACGGGAAACCAAGGCATCGCGACGACGAAAATCGCTTTTGTCGGCACGGCAAGCGGGGCCAAGGAAATTTATATCGCCGATTACGACGGCAACAACGCGCGCCGCCTGACCAGCGACCGCAGCATCAGCGTGGCGCCATCGCTCGGGCCCGGTGCCCGCAACCTCGCCTACACCGGCTACCACGAGGGTTATCCGGATGTTTATGTCATCGATGTGGCCACGGGTTCCCGTCAGCGCGTGGTGAAGGCTCCGGGCACCAACTCTGGCGCGGCCATATCGCCCGATGGTGGGTCGATGGCTCTCACGATGAGCAAGGACGGCAATCCTGAAATCTACGTGACCGGGTTGCGCGGCGGCTTGGCCAAGAGGTTGACGCGCACGCGGGGCGTGGAATCCTCGCCGACTTGGTCGCCGGACGGCCGCGAACTGATTTATTCGTCGGACAGCGGTGGAAGCCCCCAGCTCTATCGCATCGGTGCGGGAGGTGGTGGTGCCAGCCAGATCCCGACCGGCTACGGCTACTGCACTGACCCGAGTTGGTCGGCGGATGGTAAAAAGGTCGCCTTCACGGTTCGCTCGGGCGGGTTCTCGGTGGGGGTGATGGATCTTGCGGGCGGCGGGGCGCGTGTCGTTGCCTCGGGGCAGAATCCCGTGTGGGGTCGGGACTCGCGGCACGTCATTTTCAGCAGCGGTTCGAGCCTCATTCTCCTTGACGTTCCGACCGGGCGGGCCACAACTATCGTTAGCGGTTTGGGCAAAGTGAGTGAGCCGACTTGGTCGCGCTGA